A region from the Halobellus litoreus genome encodes:
- a CDS encoding UbiA family prenyltransferase, which yields MTYSRRGTGRVRRTTAAYAELVRVPNLFTAPPDVIAGAALAVAAGGAVALPAVAGVAAASVLLYAAGTALNDFFDAPVDAEERPERPIPAGRVPRSAAGALGGVLLLCAVLLAAATAGADAGIGAVAVAAAVVGYDGALKGGPAGFLAMGAARGLNVLLGTTATDVPVASLPPWALAVPVAVAAYVAGVTLVAADEATGATRRSVVVAGGGAGVAGAVAVTLLATVGPTASVLAVGVGVALALGFLAVTGRALARAYRDPSPGTVGPVIGTCVLALVVLDSAVAAVAGVGWTLATVAFLGPAVGLAQLFDVS from the coding sequence ATGACGTACTCCCGACGCGGGACCGGCCGCGTGCGACGTACCACGGCCGCGTACGCCGAGTTGGTTCGCGTCCCCAACCTCTTCACCGCGCCGCCGGACGTGATCGCCGGGGCAGCGCTCGCCGTCGCCGCGGGCGGCGCGGTCGCGCTCCCGGCCGTCGCCGGCGTGGCCGCCGCGTCGGTACTGCTCTACGCCGCCGGGACGGCGCTCAACGATTTCTTCGACGCGCCCGTCGATGCCGAGGAACGCCCGGAGCGGCCGATCCCCGCCGGCCGGGTCCCTCGCTCGGCCGCCGGCGCTCTCGGGGGCGTGTTACTGCTCTGTGCGGTGCTCCTCGCGGCCGCAACCGCCGGGGCCGACGCCGGAATCGGCGCGGTCGCGGTCGCGGCGGCGGTCGTCGGGTACGACGGCGCGCTGAAGGGCGGACCGGCGGGCTTTCTGGCGATGGGCGCGGCGCGCGGACTGAACGTCCTGCTCGGGACGACGGCCACCGACGTCCCGGTGGCGTCCCTCCCACCGTGGGCGCTCGCCGTCCCGGTCGCGGTCGCCGCGTACGTCGCGGGCGTGACGCTTGTGGCCGCCGACGAAGCGACCGGCGCGACCCGGCGGTCAGTGGTCGTCGCGGGCGGCGGCGCGGGCGTCGCCGGGGCGGTCGCGGTGACGCTCCTCGCGACAGTGGGCCCCACTGCCAGCGTACTGGCCGTGGGCGTCGGCGTCGCGCTCGCGCTCGGATTCCTCGCCGTGACGGGACGAGCGCTGGCGCGGGCCTACCGCGACCCGTCGCCGGGGACGGTCGGGCCCGTCATCGGAACGTGCGTACTCGCGCTCGTCGTCCTCGATTCTGCCGTCGCGGCCGTCGCCGGCGTCGGGTGGACGCTGGCCACGGTCGCGTTCCTCGGCCCCGCGGTCGGACTGGCGCAACTGTTCGACGTCTCGTAA
- a CDS encoding DUF5815 family protein, giving the protein MAQPQVPGDGGETLELPCGETRSVRTLDLGMREFECSCGDSHAVVMDVHPPERFVPEFLVSVLREAVETTSEEMPEFGTAHLMGIVLEEFPQRVVSADVSDDGDVGAGILWVTDFDSRRLHEIVVELVVELMEHAVSHAEDDAAVSEFERQMLDFDVSEFVAEYRAERDLSEDDVYA; this is encoded by the coding sequence ATGGCACAACCGCAGGTCCCGGGCGACGGCGGCGAGACGCTCGAGTTGCCGTGCGGCGAGACCAGGTCCGTCCGTACGCTGGATTTGGGGATGCGAGAGTTCGAGTGCTCCTGCGGCGACTCCCACGCGGTTGTGATGGACGTTCATCCCCCCGAGCGGTTCGTTCCCGAGTTTCTCGTCTCCGTGCTCCGCGAGGCCGTCGAGACGACGAGCGAGGAGATGCCGGAGTTCGGCACGGCGCACCTGATGGGAATCGTCCTCGAAGAGTTCCCCCAGCGGGTCGTGTCGGCGGACGTGAGCGACGACGGCGACGTCGGCGCCGGGATCCTCTGGGTGACCGACTTCGACTCCCGACGGCTGCACGAGATCGTCGTCGAACTCGTGGTCGAACTGATGGAACACGCCGTCAGCCACGCCGAGGACGACGCCGCCGTCTCCGAGTTCGAACGCCAGATGCTCGATTTCGACGTGAGCGAGTTCGTCGCCGAATACCGGGCGGAGCGCGACCTCTCCGAAGACGACGTCTACGCGTGA
- a CDS encoding TatD family hydrolase, with protein sequence MRIIDPHMHMVSRSSEDYRRARRAGIECCIEPAFWSGTDKRHAGSFFDYFEHITDFETERAERAAGMDHYVTIGLEPKEANYAEMAEKVMERIPEFLDRENVVGVGEIGLDQGTEAEEYAFRKQLRMAEERELPVIVHTPHENKPEGTERLVEMIQEEDVTEERIIIDHNTENTIDTSLQTDCWVGFTLYPGKIEDETAIDLLEEYGTDKMILNSAADWDPSNPLAVPMARDKMIDRGWDREAVRKVVFENPYEFFDQSPNFDYEP encoded by the coding sequence ATGCGTATAATCGATCCGCATATGCACATGGTGTCGCGGTCGAGCGAAGACTACCGCCGTGCCCGACGCGCGGGAATCGAGTGCTGTATCGAGCCGGCGTTCTGGAGCGGGACCGACAAACGGCACGCGGGTTCGTTCTTCGACTACTTCGAGCACATCACCGACTTCGAGACCGAGCGCGCCGAGCGCGCGGCCGGGATGGACCACTACGTCACCATCGGACTCGAACCCAAGGAGGCGAACTACGCGGAGATGGCCGAGAAAGTGATGGAGCGCATCCCCGAGTTCCTCGACCGCGAGAACGTGGTCGGCGTCGGCGAGATCGGCCTCGATCAGGGGACCGAGGCCGAGGAGTACGCGTTCCGCAAGCAGCTCCGGATGGCCGAGGAGCGCGAACTTCCCGTCATCGTCCACACGCCCCACGAGAACAAGCCGGAGGGGACCGAGCGGCTCGTCGAGATGATCCAGGAGGAAGACGTCACCGAGGAGCGGATCATCATCGATCACAACACGGAGAACACCATCGACACCAGCCTACAGACCGACTGCTGGGTCGGCTTCACCCTCTACCCCGGCAAGATCGAGGACGAGACGGCCATCGACTTACTCGAGGAGTACGGTACCGACAAGATGATCCTCAACAGCGCGGCCGACTGGGATCCCTCGAACCCGCTGGCGGTGCCGATGGCCCGAGACAAGATGATCGATCGTGGCTGGGACCGCGAGGCGGTCCGCAAGGTCGTCTTCGAGAACCCCTACGAGTTCTTCGACCAGTCGCCCAACTTCGACTACGAGCCCTGA
- a CDS encoding sugar phosphate isomerase/epimerase family protein has protein sequence MRFAFSANAFQAYDPGETVEILGDIGYEGVELLFGASHLHPADTDAEDVAAVENALDDAGLEISNCNAFMVTAEDFQHPSYVETDPQYRQQRIDYTRESLRLADAFGADSISIQPGGPVPAGKSREWAMETFAEGMRSVAQTAEELGVDVLIEPEPDLLIETTDQYLDIEGRIDSGAVGCNFDAGHLFCVGEDPAEAVGRLAERTPHYHLEDIPADRTHEHTQLGDGAMDVDGFLEAVEETGYEGFVTVELYPYQETAEETAREAYEYLEAHGWV, from the coding sequence ATGCGATTCGCCTTCTCAGCCAACGCGTTCCAGGCGTACGACCCGGGAGAGACCGTCGAGATTCTGGGCGACATCGGGTACGAGGGCGTGGAACTGCTGTTCGGCGCGTCGCACCTTCACCCGGCCGATACCGACGCGGAGGACGTCGCCGCGGTCGAGAACGCGCTCGACGACGCCGGCCTCGAGATCAGCAACTGCAACGCGTTCATGGTGACAGCAGAGGATTTCCAGCACCCCTCCTACGTCGAGACCGATCCCCAGTATCGCCAGCAGCGCATCGACTACACCCGCGAGTCGCTCCGCCTGGCCGACGCGTTCGGGGCCGACTCGATCTCCATCCAGCCGGGCGGTCCCGTGCCGGCGGGCAAGTCCCGGGAGTGGGCGATGGAGACGTTCGCGGAGGGGATGCGATCGGTCGCACAGACCGCAGAAGAGCTGGGCGTCGACGTGCTGATCGAACCCGAGCCGGATCTGCTGATCGAGACGACCGATCAGTACCTCGACATCGAGGGTCGGATCGACTCCGGTGCCGTCGGCTGCAACTTCGACGCGGGACACCTCTTCTGCGTCGGCGAGGATCCCGCCGAGGCCGTCGGACGGCTCGCGGAGCGCACGCCGCACTACCACCTGGAGGACATCCCGGCCGACCGCACGCACGAACACACGCAGCTGGGCGACGGCGCGATGGACGTCGACGGATTTCTCGAGGCGGTCGAGGAGACGGGCTACGAGGGGTTCGTCACCGTCGAGTTGTACCCGTACCAGGAGACCGCCGAGGAGACGGCCCGCGAGGCGTACGAGTACCTCGAAGCGCACGGGTGGGTCTGA
- a CDS encoding sugar phosphate isomerase/epimerase family protein, whose product MVELAFSTNAYTEYALPEAIRRIDAHGYDGVEILGDDPHAYFPAFDDGDERAVCDALAETGLSVSNVNANTAMGYYDDAPPSAFFEPSVITDDEAAREWRVEYTKRAVDLAEVVGSPAVCLATGRPLAGNPPERAREYLRASLREILDYAEPRGVDVGIEFEPELLVECTDEALALIDDVGRESLGINLDVGHAAVYGEDLAETIHRSAGHITGVHLEDIVGGRRGKHYHRVPGEGDLDFRAVFDALDDVGYEGFVTLELYTYSHEPDRAAERAYEELAQYC is encoded by the coding sequence ATGGTCGAGTTAGCCTTCTCGACGAACGCCTACACCGAGTACGCGCTCCCGGAGGCGATCCGCCGCATCGACGCCCACGGCTACGACGGCGTCGAGATCCTCGGCGACGACCCGCACGCCTACTTCCCGGCGTTCGACGACGGCGACGAACGCGCGGTGTGCGACGCCCTCGCGGAGACCGGCCTGTCGGTGTCGAACGTCAACGCGAACACGGCGATGGGCTACTACGACGACGCGCCGCCCTCGGCGTTCTTCGAACCGAGCGTCATCACCGACGACGAGGCGGCCCGCGAGTGGCGCGTCGAGTACACGAAGCGCGCCGTCGACCTCGCGGAGGTCGTGGGGTCGCCCGCGGTCTGTCTCGCGACCGGACGACCGCTCGCCGGCAACCCGCCGGAACGCGCCCGGGAGTACCTCCGCGCGTCGCTCCGCGAGATCCTCGACTACGCGGAGCCCCGGGGCGTCGACGTCGGCATCGAGTTCGAACCGGAACTACTCGTCGAGTGCACCGACGAGGCGCTGGCCCTGATAGACGACGTCGGCCGAGAGTCGCTGGGAATCAACCTCGACGTCGGGCACGCGGCCGTCTACGGGGAAGACCTCGCGGAGACCATCCACCGGAGCGCGGGCCACATCACCGGCGTGCACTTAGAGGATATCGTCGGCGGCCGCCGGGGCAAGCACTACCACCGGGTCCCCGGCGAGGGCGACCTCGACTTCCGAGCCGTCTTCGACGCGCTGGACGACGTCGGCTACGAGGGGTTCGTCACCCTCGAGCTGTACACGTATTCGCACGAGCCCGATCGGGCCGCCGAACGCGCGTACGAGGAACTGGCGCAGTACTGCTGA
- a CDS encoding inositol-3-phosphate synthase gives MTSTGVWLIGARGNVATTAIAGARALAHGETDTTGLVTAREPYSRLALPDVGDLVFGGHDIRERSLLETARDLSSNGVPSPDTVQAVAEDLRRVDRRIAMGAAINCGASVDDLADRGSLDDRLPVSEVVDRIRDDYRAFRRNHDLDRVVVVNVASTEPPLDDPDQYDTREAFERAVANDDRDLPASALYAYAALVDEHPYVNFTPSTGSALGGLRELAEDRDVPHTGRDAKTGETLVKSALAPMFAGRNLRVRSWEGHNILGNDDGRVLEDEANKAGKLASKGGVLDSILPDLEHNRVRIDYTPSLDDWKTAWDYVHFEGFLNTEMKLQFTWEGSDSALAAPLVLDLVRLIAHADERGEGGLQRHLASFFKAPLGVDEHDLSRQFALLDEYVDRHAREAAVE, from the coding sequence ATGACAAGCACAGGAGTCTGGTTGATCGGCGCGCGCGGGAACGTCGCGACCACGGCGATCGCGGGAGCGCGTGCACTGGCCCACGGCGAAACTGACACGACCGGTCTGGTGACGGCGCGGGAACCGTACTCGCGACTGGCACTCCCCGACGTCGGGGACCTCGTCTTCGGCGGCCACGACATCCGGGAGCGAAGCCTCCTGGAGACGGCGCGGGACCTCTCGTCGAACGGCGTCCCGAGTCCGGACACCGTCCAGGCGGTGGCCGAGGACCTCCGTCGCGTCGACCGGCGTATCGCGATGGGCGCCGCGATAAACTGCGGGGCCTCGGTCGACGACCTCGCCGATCGGGGGTCACTCGACGATCGGCTTCCCGTGAGCGAGGTCGTCGACCGCATCCGAGACGACTATCGGGCGTTTCGCAGGAATCACGACCTCGATCGCGTCGTGGTGGTGAACGTCGCCTCGACCGAACCGCCGTTGGACGATCCCGACCAGTACGACACGCGCGAGGCGTTCGAGCGCGCGGTGGCCAACGACGACCGCGACCTCCCCGCGAGCGCCCTCTACGCGTACGCCGCGCTCGTCGACGAACACCCGTACGTCAACTTCACGCCGAGCACCGGCTCGGCGCTCGGCGGCCTCCGGGAACTCGCCGAGGACCGGGACGTTCCGCACACGGGCCGGGACGCCAAGACGGGCGAGACGCTCGTCAAGTCGGCGCTCGCGCCGATGTTCGCCGGGCGGAACCTCCGCGTGCGGTCGTGGGAGGGCCACAACATCCTCGGCAACGACGACGGCCGGGTCCTCGAAGACGAGGCCAACAAGGCCGGCAAACTGGCGAGTAAGGGGGGTGTCCTCGACTCCATCCTGCCCGACCTCGAGCACAACCGGGTCCGCATCGACTACACGCCGTCGCTGGACGACTGGAAGACCGCCTGGGACTACGTCCACTTCGAGGGCTTCCTGAACACCGAGATGAAGCTGCAGTTCACGTGGGAGGGGTCGGACTCGGCGCTGGCCGCACCCCTCGTGCTCGATCTCGTGCGTCTGATCGCGCACGCCGACGAGCGCGGCGAGGGCGGTCTCCAGCGCCACCTCGCGTCGTTCTTCAAGGCTCCGCTCGGCGTCGACGAGCACGACCTCTCCCGGCAGTTCGCGCTTCTGGACGAGTACGTCGACCGCCACGCGAGGGAGGCGGCCGTCGAATGA
- a CDS encoding alkaline phosphatase family protein has protein sequence MTATGEPTAAERVVVLDVVGLQRDHLGDGRAPNLTELLPEATTADLRPPFPAVTVPAQTTLATGRSPTAHGDVANGEYDRDADAVAFWERDRGDRTRIWEAAADAGLTTGVLFFQHLVGTSADVAVTPSPIEDEDNNLLEMNCWTNPDGFYDELEAEHGHFPLHNYWGPAADEGSSEWILTAAREAIERYDPDLLWVYVPHLDYDAQRHGPDAPETDAALETVDELLGSFLSFLRGGERWAETAVNVVSEYGFHPVDTPVVPNRALREAGLLSVTDDGSGGEEVDLARSSAFAMVDHQIAHVYADSDVLADVRETVEALDGVAEVLDDRGKAARDVDHANAGDLVLVAEPDAWFQYYWWDGHDAAPSYATEMDIHAKPGFDPCELFVGDAGLTSLDPTRIGGSHGRVDEETLGVYGLGGPAAPDRRVIDGPVDARAVAPTIAELLGVEERLDMDFEAASLLSGVRSASD, from the coding sequence ATGACCGCGACCGGGGAACCGACCGCGGCCGAGCGCGTCGTCGTCCTCGACGTCGTCGGCCTCCAGCGCGACCACCTCGGCGACGGCCGCGCGCCGAACCTGACCGAGTTGTTACCCGAGGCGACGACGGCCGACCTCCGGCCGCCGTTCCCCGCGGTCACGGTTCCGGCCCAGACCACGCTTGCGACCGGACGCTCGCCGACGGCCCACGGCGACGTGGCGAACGGCGAGTACGACCGCGACGCCGACGCGGTGGCCTTCTGGGAGCGCGACCGGGGCGACCGCACCCGCATCTGGGAGGCCGCCGCCGACGCCGGTCTCACCACCGGCGTGCTGTTCTTCCAGCACCTCGTCGGGACGAGCGCCGACGTCGCGGTGACGCCCTCGCCGATCGAAGACGAGGACAACAACCTCCTCGAGATGAACTGCTGGACCAATCCCGACGGCTTCTACGACGAACTGGAGGCCGAGCACGGTCACTTCCCACTGCATAACTACTGGGGGCCGGCGGCCGACGAGGGAAGCAGCGAGTGGATTCTAACCGCCGCCCGCGAGGCGATCGAACGGTACGACCCGGACCTGCTCTGGGTGTACGTCCCCCACCTCGACTACGACGCGCAGCGGCACGGCCCCGACGCGCCGGAGACCGACGCGGCGCTCGAAACAGTCGACGAACTACTCGGGTCGTTCCTGTCGTTCCTCCGCGGCGGCGAGCGCTGGGCCGAGACGGCCGTGAACGTCGTCAGCGAGTACGGCTTCCATCCGGTCGATACGCCCGTCGTCCCCAACCGCGCGCTCCGTGAGGCGGGGCTGCTCTCGGTGACCGACGACGGCAGCGGCGGCGAGGAGGTCGACCTCGCGCGCTCGTCGGCCTTCGCGATGGTCGACCACCAGATCGCCCACGTGTACGCCGATTCGGACGTGCTCGCCGACGTCCGCGAGACGGTCGAAGCGCTCGACGGCGTGGCCGAGGTGCTGGACGACCGCGGCAAGGCGGCCCGCGACGTCGATCACGCGAACGCGGGCGACCTCGTGCTGGTCGCCGAACCCGACGCCTGGTTCCAGTACTACTGGTGGGACGGCCACGACGCGGCCCCGTCGTACGCCACAGAGATGGACATCCACGCCAAACCCGGCTTCGACCCGTGCGAACTCTTCGTCGGCGACGCCGGACTGACCTCGCTCGACCCGACACGGATCGGGGGGTCTCACGGACGCGTGGACGAGGAGACGCTGGGAGTGTACGGACTCGGCGGCCCCGCCGCTCCGGATCGCCGGGTGATCGACGGCCCGGTCGACGCGCGGGCCGTGGCGCCGACGATCGCGGAACTGCTCGGCGTCGAGGAGCGACTCGATATGGACTTCGAGGCGGCTTCGCTGCTGTCCGGTGTGCGGTCTGCCTCCGACTGA
- a CDS encoding PAS domain S-box protein, with protein sequence MAVRSPREQLYEVFADTSRETADKIEAALEVGTDYLEIPIGFFTRIDDGTQEVVHAAGGHHLIQPGESCPLRDAYCRRTIEIDAPLAVQDVSDSQIHQRAVDTFGLGAYIGAKVTVDDELYGTVCFADYDQREEPFSEAEELFLELLANLVGSALERRAYQQDLRDRNERLEREKQRFQGIAENSFDILFRVGADARFTYVSSAVERVLSYRPEELVGEYFQEFMTDAAAETAAAAYSRVVDGEPVESLELDFLDRSGEVVVLEVNATPTTTDGEIDGIQGVGRDVTARKERQRELEMKTRAIDEAAVGISLADMQRPDEPLVYINEGFERLTGYAASAVLGRNCRFLQGEQTDPEAVASLREAIGDETTASVELVNYRRDGTPFWNRVQLSPVFDDDGRLTHYLGFQNDVTERKRTAQLIRLLNRVLRHNLRNDMTVLSGTGRLLRDGDADDVAALGERIERISTALVELSEHARRLERYARRDREPRRLDPRELTAEVVEAHRETVPNVSIDVDVRTERAICAGRELREGLSELVENAIKHNPTAEPRVRISVVDDGELIEVVVADDGPGITEMEADVVSTGRETPLEHGSGLGLWLVNWIVTRYGGSFQIDADGPDGNGGTTATVRLPALGPDDAVADAERGPTLLFF encoded by the coding sequence ATGGCTGTCCGGTCCCCACGAGAACAGCTGTACGAGGTGTTCGCGGACACCTCTCGGGAGACGGCGGACAAGATCGAAGCGGCTCTGGAAGTCGGGACCGACTACCTGGAGATTCCGATCGGGTTCTTCACGCGGATCGACGACGGCACGCAGGAGGTCGTCCACGCCGCGGGCGGACACCACCTGATTCAACCCGGGGAGTCGTGTCCGCTGCGCGATGCGTACTGCCGTCGGACGATCGAGATCGACGCGCCGCTCGCGGTGCAGGACGTGAGCGATTCGCAGATTCACCAGCGCGCCGTCGACACGTTCGGTCTCGGGGCGTACATCGGCGCGAAGGTCACCGTCGACGACGAGCTGTACGGGACGGTCTGTTTCGCCGACTACGACCAGCGCGAGGAGCCCTTCTCCGAGGCCGAGGAACTGTTCTTGGAACTGCTGGCGAACCTCGTCGGGAGCGCGCTCGAACGGCGCGCCTACCAGCAGGACTTACGCGACCGGAACGAGCGGCTCGAACGCGAAAAGCAGCGCTTTCAGGGGATCGCGGAGAACAGCTTCGACATCCTGTTTCGGGTGGGCGCGGACGCCCGTTTCACGTACGTCTCCTCGGCGGTCGAGCGGGTGCTCTCCTACCGCCCCGAAGAACTCGTCGGCGAGTACTTTCAGGAGTTTATGACCGACGCCGCGGCCGAGACGGCCGCCGCCGCCTACTCACGAGTCGTCGACGGGGAACCGGTCGAGAGCCTCGAACTCGACTTCCTCGACCGCTCCGGCGAGGTCGTGGTCCTGGAGGTCAACGCGACGCCGACCACGACGGACGGCGAGATCGACGGCATCCAGGGCGTCGGCCGCGACGTCACCGCACGGAAGGAGCGGCAGCGGGAACTCGAAATGAAGACGCGCGCGATCGACGAGGCGGCCGTTGGCATCTCGCTGGCGGATATGCAGCGGCCGGACGAACCGTTGGTCTACATCAACGAGGGGTTCGAGCGCCTCACGGGCTATGCGGCGTCGGCGGTGCTCGGTCGCAACTGCCGGTTCCTCCAGGGCGAACAGACGGATCCCGAGGCTGTCGCCAGCCTCCGCGAGGCGATCGGCGACGAGACGACGGCGTCGGTCGAACTCGTCAACTACCGGCGCGACGGGACGCCGTTCTGGAACCGCGTCCAGCTCAGCCCGGTGTTCGACGACGACGGGAGGCTCACGCACTACCTCGGGTTTCAGAACGACGTCACCGAGCGCAAGCGGACGGCGCAACTGATCAGACTGCTCAACCGGGTGCTTCGGCACAACCTGCGGAACGACATGACCGTGCTCTCGGGGACCGGCCGCCTGCTCCGCGACGGCGACGCCGACGACGTGGCCGCCCTCGGCGAACGGATCGAGCGCATCTCCACGGCGCTCGTCGAACTCAGCGAGCACGCCCGGCGGCTGGAACGCTACGCCCGGAGGGACCGCGAGCCTCGACGGCTCGACCCGCGTGAACTGACGGCCGAGGTTGTCGAGGCCCACCGCGAAACCGTCCCGAACGTGTCCATCGACGTTGACGTTCGAACCGAGCGGGCGATCTGTGCGGGAAGGGAACTCCGAGAGGGGCTCTCGGAGCTCGTCGAGAACGCGATCAAGCACAATCCGACGGCGGAGCCGCGAGTGCGGATCTCGGTCGTCGACGACGGTGAGCTGATCGAAGTCGTCGTCGCCGACGACGGACCGGGGATCACGGAGATGGAAGCCGACGTCGTGTCGACGGGGCGGGAGACGCCGCTCGAACACGGCTCCGGGTTGGGGCTGTGGCTCGTCAACTGGATCGTCACCAGGTACGGCGGCTCGTTTCAGATCGACGCGGACGGGCCCGACGGGAACGGCGGCACGACGGCGACGGTCCGGCTCCCGGCCCTCGGGCCGGACGACGCCGTCGCGGACGCGGAACGCGGTCCGACGCTTCTCTTCTTCTGA